The window AGGTGGCACAGAAGAAGTGAGCCAGGCCGGAGCCCGACGTCCGGAAAGCCGATGAGATGTCAACATAAAACGAGCCGATTCAGGCTTGGGCAAGAACATTGCCTTGGCTGAGATCTAAAGATCCAGtgcctgagatttggatgtggaGGAAAcaggagtgccccgagaaaagcCACTTTCACAGGataggcgccgaaagttttacctgtcctgtgcccggatctgaaaagaaatacatataagtATAAACATGTATTCACCTTCTCTgtgattatgtattttgttaagtgatttgtgattattgaaatatgttatatggtgaaatgtattttgtaagtgCACTGGCTAATTTACAAAGTGATGCATTTCCgtgttctgcttttaagtaatatttgtatgatatttctgtGAGCCTGTTTCTAAGGGTGGGTACgttactgattttgtgtacatagtTTACAGCTGTGTATGATGGTTGTCGGTTAGctgctcttaatattttattttgttacatttggaTCTCTGTAGTGTGTTGTTAAACacattatatgtgacttgacatccatattctATTAACGGACGAATGTAAGCCTTGGTCTCTGGTAAGCAGTTAGTGTTTACTAGATATGGTCATCAATGTGAAATGCGTTTGTTGATGGAtaagtgtatgttgttaacatgttttttccatgttaatcttGAGTTGAAAGTGATGCCAAGGGATGTGATGTGCTTGCTCATGTTGATAGGGGTATTGCCAAGTgtgatgtttactttttctagagtttttctttataatttcctATAAGAAGTGATTGCTTGCGTTTTTGCTGGATTTAAAACCACTTGTTGCTCCAGCTCGAGACAGTATTTAGAGTTTCCCGAACGCGAGACGTAGCCATTAGCGGGTTTCTAGAAATACTACAGATAGCAATGttgtctgcgtattgtgaattgtaagTATACGTTAGACTAGGAAAAAgtatatcactaacaaaaaataatgtaaaggaGTGGCGAGAGTAcggatccttggggcactcctgcagttattttgaaagattttgataaagttttgttGACTCTTACTTCAGCTGTTCTATCTGTTCGGAAATTTGATATCCATTTGATAATAGTTTGATTGACTTCCAAATTAGTTAGTTTATACTTAATGGCGTTATGccaaacactgtcaaatgcttttttaacatctaaaaatacaccTATGGTTACCTGACTGTTATTAAATGCTTTGTAAGCCGATTCAGGGAGTCATGTGAggtgatctattgtttgtctgtttttcctgAAAGCATTTTGAGATTCGGGTaggatgttatttatttcacagaaatgaAGGAGGCGATTTGAAATGATTTTCTTCATCAGTTTGCCAAGAcaacttaacagactgatgggtgGGAACTTATCAGAAtttgtcctgtttgtttgtttctttggtatCGTGGTGATAATGGCTTTTTTACACATGTCGGGGTAATAACCTGTTGTTAGTGAGAaattcatgatgtttgtgagatgTTGTAATAGGAGACTGGAGCCTTTttagagaataatatttggtatttgatcATGTCCGGGTGAAGTgtcttttaagtttttaatgttaattttgagttcagCGGGGGTAATTTTTCCATTGATTGAACTGGAATAGCTTTCTAGTGTCTTACTGGGGAATTGTGGTGCGAAAGAAGATTGATTTATGTGTATGTAGTTGTTAACATGTTGTTAGTGTTAGGTGTCAAAGTCGGTGGAGTTTAGGTGACTAAAGAAGGATTCGTAATAGTCGGCTTTCTCCGAGTCCGTCCTTGCGATtgtgttgttgtgtgtgatgtgttatagtaagtaatttgtgtttttgtccGAGGAAATACTcttaattttttccaaaattctttttggctgttttttgttttttctaagtttttacaaaagttatgcCAACTTatttcttttgctattttaatttgttgtttaatttttgcgtTTGTTCTGTTGATCTGTGTTTTGATGGTCGGGTCACATGTTGCAAAGTGTGCTCGTCTTAACTGCCTACGTTTGATTATTCGTGCGTAAATTTCCGGTGTTAAAGTCCATTGATTATAAGAGTGTTTTTTCCTTGTTTTAGAATTGTGTTTTTATGGCTTTGTGCATGACTTCAGTAACTTGCTTAACGTAGTTGTCtaattctattttattgttaGCATGTTCAACTGAGTGTGCTAGATAGGAATATAGTGAAGTGTTGAAGGTAAGCCAGTCTGTTTTAGTGTATGTGTACATTGAGAGAGTCACGTACCTTGCTGGTGATTCATCATGTACACTAAAGTTAGATACGTATTCAGTTTACTGTGTCCTTGGGAActatgatgaaatcgagtacatcatatgagccgttgccAACTGAAAAGTGTTTAAGTGTATGATCGTTTATTAGGTGCATGTTGTTTATAGAaagactatttttttttttataattgaccCTCTATGCTTGCTTGATCTTGATTTTCAGTTACGAATACGGACCGCGAAAGCGGGGCCTGTCGATCCTTTTGACTTTTAACAAGAGGTGTCAGAAAAGTTACCACAGGGATAactggcaggggtttagtttagagagatagagagaagtctgaagaattctctccccaacaggggtggtcaggaacgttgtggttcctcttcgttccCTCACATGAAAGATTTAACTTTGCCTGTATATTACTTTTACTTATTTAAGGTGAAGTGCAGTGGAGCATAATAAAATTGACAGGTGAGAAGGGGGGGAGAGCGAAACAAAGGTGGCACAGGAGAAGTGAGCCAGGCTGCAGCCCGAAGTCCGAAGAGCAGATATCAATTCGAAATGACCCGATTCAGGGCTCGGCAAGAGTGTTGCCTTGGCTAGGGTTCTAAAGatccagtgtctgatatttggaTGTGGGGGGGAAACgagagtgccccgagaaaacccactttcacaggacaggcgccgaaagttttacctgtcttGTGCCCGGATCTGAaaggaaatacatataaatataaacatgtatttactttatctgtgattatgtattttgttgagtgATTTATGACTggtgaaatatgttatatggtgaaatgtattttgtaggtgcACTGGTTAATTTACATAATAATGCAGTTAGTTGATTTCTATGTTCTgcttttaagttatattttttatatttctatgagCCTGTTTCTAAGGGTGGGTAGGTTACTGATTTTGTATACATAGTTTACGGGTGTGTATCATGATAGTCGGTTTGctgttcttaatattttattttgctgtatTTGGATCTTCATTAGTGTGATGTTAGGCATATTATATGCGACTTCACATCCATGTTCTATTAACGGACAGATGTCAActcacaaatttattttaaacacatttggaATTTGAAGTGTACAATGAATAAATTTATCAAGAGTTTTAACTTAAATTAAGTGGTAACTAtagttgtttttaacatcataatTTTAATACTCAATTTGTGTTGAAATACTGTGAATGAGTTTGGTTTTCTATTTTATCTAGTATGTTGTTGTTCATGTTAATACCAATCAATTGATTTCCTTTGGAGGAGATAATGAACCATGTGCGTTGGCAACATTAATGAGTATTGGGGCTTTAGGAAGAcaagaaaataagaaacattctgTGGCTTTGTATAAACACATTGAGAAGACTTTAGGTATAACTAGAGACAAGCAAGTATGGATACATATATTActattttgttaaagtttcaTGCTATACTGGAAAATGTGCATAGAAATATTCCAAATTGAGATAAAATCTTACATTAACATGACATAGCTTAATCAGATAGTACTGAAGAGGGTCAAACTCTTCCCATATGACTATGTAAgacttttaacatttatatgcctacataaaattatgaaacaaacagtaGCTACTTTCTAAAACTACCACATCCTGATCTGTGTTAAACTTTACTGGTAAATATAACCTACATTCCTTCAGTTAGTATATGTTTACTAGTAAGTACAAATAACAAGGTTTCCATTACCTAGCTATgcctaaaattattcaaatagtaATATGACTTCTCTTTAAAAAATCAATTCATGGCTTTACATGCCCagacaataaaaatgtatatattccCTACTGTGAGATAAGAAGTGAGAAGAACCTTGATGTAATTACTGCTGAGTTTACAATATCTAGCTTTTAGTAATTGTATTTCATGTGATCAACCAcattatttgtttactggtatgactattttgttttttaaatggagATTTGTGACAGTTCTACTTTTTACTAGATAAATTAATCACTTGTATGTACTAATACTCATTTTGAATTAACCATATGGTTTCCATATACGACTTAATATCATGTATATCCATTCGTATGTTAGCATCACACTTCAAAATTGATTATTGGctaaaatttttgtaaaattgttatcCGATCTTGTGAAAATGCCCAGCTCAGTTCATTCAGGCTAAATGATTTTCACTTCATAGGAAAATGTTGAAATAGAAACATTATCTTTTCATTGTGTTTCAGAATGTATATTCATTATATCAATGCCATTAAGGCCGATGTTTGATATATGGGGAAAACGTTTGATGACTTGTTGTGAAAACTATGAAGAGCATATAGTAAAGTgacacagaaaaatatttttttacaactaGCTGTATTATCTTTATCTATGCTAGTGTTCATCTATTTTTATATCatgaaaatattacaagtatatgtGCAGTGTTCTACAACTAAGATATGTTTTAAAAGAGATTATTAttgaatgtgatttttgttttgctGTATATGTACTTCAGTTTGTATAACCTAATAAAATGTTGTCTCTTTCACTGtcttattttttgtcttttttaatgttttacagtatTATGCAGTTTTTTAGTTGCACATATttccaaacattttaatttattattagaaaacTTGTTTTCAGCAAATAAAATCAATGAATTATATGTTGTGAAggatttgtatttttatattacggGGCTCGAAAATAAACTTGAATGAAGTTGTTATAAAATGTTGTACTGATGCCATAGAAcagggtcaccaaactacggccctcgaggtcattctgtccggcccgccagcagctggCCGCTTGGAAATGAAAattgacatttcatcaaatgtccgattgtcataacaaaataaatcgcaccgatggtcgctttaagctggcaaacacaagacgttatgataaaaagaaataaggCTGTCACGCGCACTTTTatccaataggaaaattcttctttcgtccttgctgcccgttcaTTTATATCGAGgaacgtatctatgaaagcattaggatttcgaaaacaagtacagacttaaccctcgttctatcgactcgtcttgtaaattcagcgaccttgggttaccgcttcagcaagctcatttttcttagtagtcgggttatgcggtTTTCGTAACTCGTTTTTAGGtgagtgtcgtggcaaacgtacgtttcaatatattttgtttgtgcgttcttggaccagtacaatatatttctcacagcgttctgtgtttttcattttcagatcctgttttttcacccatcgttatggctgcttttaaaagaagaaaagtggactctgagtgtcgtgctttcaatgaagaatgggaagaaaagtacttctttgtggaaacaaaaaaccagaaagctacttgtgtgacatgcaccgaaagtgttgccgttttgaaagagtacaatcttcggcgtcactatgaaacaaaacatctgtcaacatatttgaaattttcagaaaAGTTCCGTTCTGaaaaatttgaatccatgaaacgtgtttttgaatatcaaaagaatctcttcacgagaaagtttgttgaaaatgaatctgtcactcgtacaaattacaaaatagtgcataggatggcagagcgaggaaaaccttttactgacggcaacttcatcaaagagtgtatgatggatgcagcaaatgagctgtgtcctgaaaaagccaatttctttgaaagtatcagcctttcagaaACTTCAGCTGTACgaagagcagaagaacttggagagaacatcgcattacaaaTACgtcaaaaagctagaaacttcctatggtattctctggaactggatgagtctactgatctctcgagtacgtcacaacttctcgtgttcattggtggaattaatttggactttcagatcacggaagagttggcatcagtttgcagcatgcacggaagaacaactggagaagacattttcatggaagtgcataaaactttgcaagactataacctttagtggaatcagcttagaggtgtaacagttgatggaggaaaaaaaacatggctggagtaaagaagggtctggtggggctgatcaggaaacagttggaagatcttcaactaccaagcgctctgttcatacactgcatcatacatcagcaagcactctatggaaaagacttagatatttcttgcgtactgaaaccagtcattactgcagtgaacttcattcggagtaatgcacttaatcatcgccagttcaaggcgtctcttgaagaaattgatttggatttctgtgacttgccttatcacacggcggtgaggtggctcagctgcggtaaagtcttgtctcgtttttataagctgagacgagaaatagatatatttcttatcgagaaatatagagccgatccacttctgtcggatccaacctggttgtcaaagttgtcatttttggttgacatcacatcccacatgaatgaattgaacttgaaacttaaggggaagaataaccttgtctgtgatctctatagaatcgtTAAAGGATTTTGGAGAAACCTGTCATtatttgaagcacatttggaaaaAGGAAACCTTTCTCATTTTCaatgtttcaatgagtttcatgctggaatcacagaagatgtcaacttGGAGTtccagaaaaagattattggtgatttaaataagtatttttagagagattttcggatctcgagaGAAttgaaagtgacattctcctttttcagaatcttTTTTATTGTGTCATTGATAATGTGctagtggaacttcagctggaggtcatcgatttgcaaggaaatgacttgttgaaagcaaaacacagagaggggaaacttattgaattttacagttgCATACCTAAGATGATTTTCCATAGCTGAAGCAGTTCgaatctggtatggcatcagtgttcggaacaacttatgtctgtgaacaagcattttcaaaaatgaagtatgtgaagtcggtacatcgatcaaggttgactgatgaaaatttgaaagcaattctagtGATTGggtgcagcaattcaaaaccgaacattgaagatatttggaaagccaaacgccaatttcataaatctcactagcTTTTTTgtggcttagtgaaattcagatatgtactatgtgcgatgtgacaattgtttttgctaatgccaccttctttgataaccttttggtaaataaaaattttggttatatttctgtttgttttttattatatgtgtgtattgcatgctactcccacatggctaatgtggcattctaaatttagtgttaagtcttttacagagagctttcgttctagcttatgagtattgaacataataaTCATGCGGCCCGCGCTTTTCATTCCcaaagtaatctggccccctgttaACTTACTCAGCATGCTGttacacaaaatacatttttatgtatcttttatGAATATTCTTaagtattatattttgattttttatgtatcttttatGAATATTCTTaagtattatattttgatttattaatttgtacttttaaattatttaagtaatgaaatttattatttaaaaataaataaatgcaggTGGCGAATTTTCTGATACCATTATTGTATCCTATATATCAGCACTGTTGAAGTCTCATAATCTTCCTGTGAAATATGCTAAACAGTCATTACCTGTCATACCAACAGGCTTAACTATCTAAACCCACAATTGTTGCACGTTCtaccaaaattattttcatgatttcctaataattatcaccataccttattcagttttattatttttgtgttcggctgggcatggccaagcgtgttagggtgtgcaactcgtaatctgaaactGTCTTTCCATGAATAATGagaataaacaacataaaaatgtgcaaagaaaagtaatttgttatctTATTTACTATAATGCAGGAGAGTAAAGTCTGTGTAATTTTCATAAGTTTGGactttcctttttattttatttttgctgcCATTTTGTGTCATAATAGTTTTTTAATTGAAATGCATTGCTTAATGTTGGTTAAGGAGCGGCTTGTTTTGAAAGctcataaaaatagtttttgttgcCAAATTTGGCAAACTTGCCATAAAGGCTAAAAATACAGGGTGACCCGTAAGTCCCAACCCATCCATAtgctattatgttatattcaattacgcatatattataaatttgtttctttattttcatagaaatatggccgatgtaagcccatttacagttgaagagcgtattgtgacaagtacgtgagTACATGAGCGCAATAATGCTggtgacagcacacagatacactggatacataagatatatatatggCTAGGTAGGGACTtgtgggccaccctgtatattactTTAGGCAACTTCAACCAATTAATTGAAGCTGCTCTAAATGCATATGGAATATTTGCAAGCCACACACCACACTTTCAGTCAACTGCTGGATGCAAACTGTACACTATAAGGCATATCAGCAGTCATTGGATTAATTCATTGGTAAATGTAGACACATAATAACTAATATCATATCTTGAGTGCAAgatcataattattttatgataaaattacaaactttcagGGGCTGAACAAAAAGTGCCCCCtcaaaaaaacatgtttttaatttcttacatCTTTTATTACAGAACGTAAAACTATAGATTTTTAGAACACACTcaatgagatctgttcaaatatgatctcaagtCCTATTTGTAACATTGGTtttcataaatacctgaacttttcacgatttttagttacatttttgtataaaaagtGCTGTgaacctgctgtagtttcttagatcttattccaattagcctacaaaatgaaaaagcaagtttctctgcaatatcaaatatacaaatgaaactcaaaataacaaatcagtttcataagttaatatttagtcagtATTCTCTTGGGTTTCAGTACAGCTTTATACATACATGGCATGCTTTCAGtgagtttgtacagatattccCAAGTGACTGACTGCCAcccttctttgagtacttcaaaaaaTTCATTTTCCATTTTCAGCCTCCAATCTTTCTTCAATTGAGTTAACTCAGCCAATAAGTTTTAAATCGGAATGATATCAGGTAACTAAACTGGCTATTCCATGAtat of the Tachypleus tridentatus isolate NWPU-2018 chromosome 13, ASM421037v1, whole genome shotgun sequence genome contains:
- the LOC143236372 gene encoding macrophage migration inhibitory factor homolog — encoded protein: MPVFTLNTNLPKDKIPCDFFEKRLMKLFNSEVQWSIIKLTGEKGGRAKQRWHRRSEPGCSPKSEEQISIRNDPIQGSYVVVHVNTNQLISFGGDNEPCALATLMSIGALGRQENKKHSVALYKHIEKTLGITRDKQVWIHILLFC
- the LOC143238954 gene encoding general transcription factor II-I repeat domain-containing protein 2-like produces the protein MAAFKRRKVDSECRAFNEEWEEKYFFVETKNQKATCVTCTESVAVLKEYNLRRHYETKHLSTYLKFSEKFRSEKFESMKRVFEYQKNLFTRKFVENESVTRTNYKIVHRMAERGKPFTDGNFIKECMMDAANELCPEKANFFESISLSETSAVRRAEELGENIALQIRQKARNFLWYSLELDESTDLSSTSQLLVFIGGINLDFQITEELASVCSMHGRTTGEDIFMEVHKTLQDYNL